TGACATCCTCGGCGGTGAGATCGAGCCCCAGGCTGGCCAGATAGGCGTAGATGACGCTGGCGTAGTAGCCTTCATAGCTGCTGATGGTGTTGTTGACGTAGTTGTTGTACGGGATCGAGGCGAACAGGCCGCGCAGGGTTTCTTCAAAAGCGGGCAAATCAGCTGTGGTCAGGTTGCGGTAGATGGCGGCCTGATACTGGCTTTTCTCTACGGTCTGGCC
This region of Desulfuromonas thiophila genomic DNA includes:
- a CDS encoding PD-(D/E)XK nuclease domain-containing protein — translated: GQTVEKSQYQAAIYRNLTTADLPAFEETLRGLFASIPYNNYVNNTISSYEGYYASVIYAYLASLGLDLTAEDVTSKGRIDLSLRLDNAIYLIEFKVDGGGKALEQIRQRNYQQKYQGQGKPIYLIGIDFDSAERNLTAFDWEQLG